The Kitasatospora albolonga nucleotide sequence GGCTGGCCGCCGGTTTCCTGGACCGCTGGGGGCTGCGGCGGGACGGGCCGGCCGGGCACGGGACGGCCGGGCTCGTGCTGCCGGTGGTACGGGCGGACGGGACGCCCGCCGTGCTCAGGCTCCAGCCGCCCGCCGAGGAGAACTCCGGGGTGGCCGCGGGGCTCCGGGCCTGGGACGGCGCCGGGGCGGTCCGGCTGCTCGACGCCGATCCGGTGGCGGGCGCGCAGTTGCTGGAGCGGCTGGACGCGGGGCGCCCGCTGTCGGCGGAGCCGGACGAGGCGGTGGTGCTGGGGGTCCTGGCCGGGCTCATGGCGCGGCTGTCGGCGGTGCCCGCGCCGCCGGGGATGCGGAGGCTCGCCGATATCGCCGCCGCGATGGCCGAGCAGGCGCCCGGGGCCCTGCCGCTGCTGCGCGATCCGGCGGAGCGGGAGCTCGTACGCACCTGTGCCGCCGCCGTGGCGGAGCTGGCGGGCGAGGCGGGCGACCGGCTGCTCCACTGGGATCTGCACGACGGCAACGTGCTGGCCGGGGAGCGCGAGCCGTGGCTCGCCATCGATCCCGAACCGCTGGCCGGTGACCCCGGGTTCGAGCTGTGGCCCGCCCTGGACATCCGCTGGGAGAAGGTCGCGGAGGGCGGGGTGACGGGCCCGGTGCTGTACCGGTTCGACCTGCTCACCGAGGCGCTCGGCCTGGACCGGGCGCGGGCCACCGGCTGGACGCTGGGCCGGGTGCTGCAGAACGCGCTCTGGGATATCGAGGACGGGAAGGAGGCGCTGGAGCCCGCCCAGGTCGCCCTGGCCACGACGCTGCTGGAGCACCGGTCCTCATGATCCGGTCCCCGGCGTGATCCGCGTACGGGACATGGTCCGGTACGCGGCAGGGGCGAGCCGTCGGCTACCTTATTGCACATAGGTTGCAACTACTGATTCATGGCAAGGAGGCACCCGTGGGCTCTCCCGTGGTGCTGGGCATCGAGTCGTCGTGCGACGAGACCGGGGCGGGCCTGGTGCGGGACGGGCGTCTCCTCGGCCACGCGCTCGCGTCCAGCATGGACGAGCACGCCCGCTTCGGCGGGGTCGTGCCCGAGATCGCCGCGCGGGCCCATGTGCACTCCTTCGGCCCGGTCGTCCGGCAGGCGCTGGAGAGCGCGGGGCTGCGGATGGCGGACATCGGGGCGGTCGCCGTCACCACCGGGCCCGGGCTCTCCGGAGCGCTCCAGGTGGGGCTGGCCGGGGCGAAGGGGCTGGCGTACGCGCTGGATGTGCCGCTGTACGGGGTCCATCACCTGGCGGGGCATGTCGCCGCCGACACCCTGGAGCACGGCCCGCTCCCCGATCCCTGTGTGGTGCTGATCGTCTCCGGCGGCCACACCTCGCTGCTGCTCGTCCGCGATCTCGCCCGTGACCTCATCGTCCACCTCGGGGACACCGTGGACGACGCGGCCGGTGAGTGCTTCGACAAGGTGGCCCGGGTGTTCGGGCTGCCCTACCCGGGCGGTCCGGCGATCGACCGGGTGGCACGGGAGGGCGACCGGCGTGCGGTGGCGTTCCCGCGCCCGATGACCGGGGCGCGGGACGCCCCGTACGCCTTCTCCTTCTCCGGGCTGAAGACGGCCGCCGCCCGCTGGGCCGAGCAGCGGCGGGTGGCGGGCGGGGAGCTGCCGGTGGCCGACGGGGCGGCCTCGCTCCAGGAGGCGGTGGCCGATGTGCTGACCCGCAAGGCGGTGGCAGCCTGCCGTGACCACGGGGTGTCCACGCTGGTCGTGGTGGGCGGGGTGGCCGCCAATTCGCGGGTACGGGAGCTGGCCGAGCAGCGGTGCCGGGCGGCCGGGATCACGCTGCGGGTGCCGCCGCTGCGCCTGTGCACGGACAACGGGGCGATGATCGCGGCCGTCGGTGACCTGCTCGTACGGGCCGGGGCCGAGCCCGCGCCGATGGACGTGTCGATCGACCCGTCGGCGCCGCTGGAGTACGCGGCGCTGCACCCGGTGGCGCGGAGCGCGGTCGCGGCGGCGTGAACGGCCCGGTCCCGGACGCCGCTGCGGTGTCCGGGGCCGGTTCCGTCGTACGGAGTCGTTCTTCCTCGTACGGGGGTCAGACCGCCAGCCACACCGCCGTGTCCTTCGGCAGCCGGCCGTCCTCGTCCAGGGGGCCGCTGGCCAGCAGTACGCCGGTGTGGGCCGGGAGTTCGGCGGGGGCGTCGGCCAGGTTGACCGCGCAGACGAGGGCGGACCCGCGCGCGAAGACGAGGGCGTCCCGGTCCTCGCTCAGCCAGCGCAGCTCCCCGGTGTGCAGCTCGGGCAGGGCGCGCCGCTGCCGCAGGGCCTCGCGGTAGAGGGCCAGCATGGAGTCGGGGTCGGTGACCTGGAGGTCGGCGGCGCGGGAGGCCCAGTCCGGCGGGAGCGGCAGCCAGGGTTCCACCCTCGAGCCGAAGCCCGCGTACGGTTCGTCCGCCGCCCAGGGCAGCGGGGTGCGGCAGCCGTCACGGCCGGGGGCCCGGCCCTGGGAGCGGAAGTACATCGGGTCCTGGACGCGGTCCAGCGGTACGTCGGCCTCCGGGAGGCCCAGCTCCTCGCCCTGGTAGAGGTAGACGGAGCCGGGCAGGGCGAGGGAGAGCAGGGCGGCGGCGCGGGCGCGGCGGGTGCCGAGCTCCGGGTCGCTGGGGATGCCGAACGCCTTGGCCGTGAAGGCGAATCCGGTGTCCTCGCGGCCGTAGCGGGTGACGGTGCGGGTGATGTCGTGGTTGCACAGCACCCAGGTGGCGGGGGCGCCGACCGGGGCGTGTTCGGCCAGAGTCTCGTCGATGGACCGGCGCAGCCGCTCGCCGTCCCAGGGGCAGCTGAGGAAGCTGAAGTTGAAGGCGGTGTGCAGTTCGTCGGGGCGGAGGTAGCGGGCGAAGCGTTCGGAGTCGGGGAGCCAGACCTCGCCGACGAAGATGCCGCCGAACTCGTCGGCGATGGCCCGCCAGCTCCGGTAGATGTCGTGGAGTTCGTCGCGGTCGACGTACGGGTGGGGTCCCGGGTGTCCGGCGAGGTCGGGCAGGGCGGGGTCCTTGGCGACGAGGGCGGCAGAGTCGATGCGGACCCCGGCGACGCCCCGTTCGAACCAGAAGCGCAGGACGTCCTCGTGCTCCTGGCGGACGGCGGGGTGGGCCCAGTTGAGGTCGGGCTGCTCGGTGGCGAAGAGGTGGAGGTACCACTCGCCGTCCTCGACCCGGGTCCAGGGCACTCCCCCGAACTCGCTCTCCCAGTCGTTGGGCGGCAGTTCGCCGTTCTCGCCGCGGCCGGGGCGGAAGTGGAAGAGTTCGCGTTCCGGGCTGCCGGGGCCTGCGGTCAGGGCCGCCCGGAACCAGACGTGCTGGTCGGAGACGTGGTTGGGCACGATGTCGATGATGGTCCGGATACCCGCCTGCCGGGCCTCGGCGATGAGCTTCTCGGCCTCCGCGAGGGTGCCGAAGGCCGGGTCGATGACCCGGTAGTCCGCGACGTCGTAGCCGCCGTCCGCCATCGGGGAGAGGTACCAGGGTGTGAACCAGAGAGCGTCGACGCCGAGTTCGGCCAGGTAGGGCAGCCGGGACCGTACGCCGGTCAGATCGCCGGTGCCGTCGCCGTCGCCGTCGGCGAAGCTGCGGACGTAGACCTGGTAGATGACGGCCGAGCGCCACCAGTCATCGGCGGCGAGCTGGCTGCCTTCCATAAGGCGGGTTCCTTTCGGACGGGCGCGGTCGGCGGGTGTGCCGGTCCGCGCGACAGGGAGGAGCTGGGGGTTCTGGCGCCGCCGCCCCGGAGCGGGGCGGGAAGG carries:
- a CDS encoding hydroxyurea phosphotransferase, with protein sequence MSPAPSPGFGSPAFEVPGALVASYGAPGDTRGRAWLAALPGLAAGFLDRWGLRRDGPAGHGTAGLVLPVVRADGTPAVLRLQPPAEENSGVAAGLRAWDGAGAVRLLDADPVAGAQLLERLDAGRPLSAEPDEAVVLGVLAGLMARLSAVPAPPGMRRLADIAAAMAEQAPGALPLLRDPAERELVRTCAAAVAELAGEAGDRLLHWDLHDGNVLAGEREPWLAIDPEPLAGDPGFELWPALDIRWEKVAEGGVTGPVLYRFDLLTEALGLDRARATGWTLGRVLQNALWDIEDGKEALEPAQVALATTLLEHRSS
- a CDS encoding tRNA (adenosine(37)-N6)-threonylcarbamoyltransferase complex transferase subunit TsaD — protein: MGSPVVLGIESSCDETGAGLVRDGRLLGHALASSMDEHARFGGVVPEIAARAHVHSFGPVVRQALESAGLRMADIGAVAVTTGPGLSGALQVGLAGAKGLAYALDVPLYGVHHLAGHVAADTLEHGPLPDPCVVLIVSGGHTSLLLVRDLARDLIVHLGDTVDDAAGECFDKVARVFGLPYPGGPAIDRVAREGDRRAVAFPRPMTGARDAPYAFSFSGLKTAAARWAEQRRVAGGELPVADGAASLQEAVADVLTRKAVAACRDHGVSTLVVVGGVAANSRVRELAEQRCRAAGITLRVPPLRLCTDNGAMIAAVGDLLVRAGAEPAPMDVSIDPSAPLEYAALHPVARSAVAAA
- a CDS encoding alpha-glucosidase; translation: MEGSQLAADDWWRSAVIYQVYVRSFADGDGDGTGDLTGVRSRLPYLAELGVDALWFTPWYLSPMADGGYDVADYRVIDPAFGTLAEAEKLIAEARQAGIRTIIDIVPNHVSDQHVWFRAALTAGPGSPERELFHFRPGRGENGELPPNDWESEFGGVPWTRVEDGEWYLHLFATEQPDLNWAHPAVRQEHEDVLRFWFERGVAGVRIDSAALVAKDPALPDLAGHPGPHPYVDRDELHDIYRSWRAIADEFGGIFVGEVWLPDSERFARYLRPDELHTAFNFSFLSCPWDGERLRRSIDETLAEHAPVGAPATWVLCNHDITRTVTRYGREDTGFAFTAKAFGIPSDPELGTRRARAAALLSLALPGSVYLYQGEELGLPEADVPLDRVQDPMYFRSQGRAPGRDGCRTPLPWAADEPYAGFGSRVEPWLPLPPDWASRAADLQVTDPDSMLALYREALRQRRALPELHTGELRWLSEDRDALVFARGSALVCAVNLADAPAELPAHTGVLLASGPLDEDGRLPKDTAVWLAV